A region from the Nostoc sp. HK-01 genome encodes:
- a CDS encoding pentapeptide repeat-containing protein produces MALDFSGQNLRGRNFKGQDLAGANFSYADIRGVNFSCANLTNANFSYAKAGLQRRWVIGLVIISFLLSTLSGFFSAFNGYLVSLIFGSSLENQVVGWVALIILIAFYLITIRQGLTAGAVAGAFAVAGVVAVAGVGTFAGAVAGSVAFAVAGAFAVAVAFAGAGAFAFAFAFAFAFAVAGAFAVAVAGTFAVAGAFAVAVAGAFSVAFIGAVSFAFAVAGTLLSIYIAWQAMKGNEKYSLIRNIAVAFAATGGTNFCNANLTNADFTKATLKSTDFRNATLTLTCWHQAKMLDHVRPDKTYLQNSQVRQLLVSGQGQDKNFDHENLRGINLQKANLADASFIGADFSEANLQDADLSRAKLKQTQLDATDLTGATLTGAFIEDWGITNDTKLRGVRCEYVFMRLPTKANPNPLRKPDNQQEVFQDGDFAEFIQPIFDTLDLYHNQGVVPRAIAIAFKNLAEKHPEAELEIVAMEKRGDDKLLLRAKTAEGVNKSQLSAEYFDDYNQLKALSQSQQLLLIEKDDRIRSLENMVTTALQQPKFNTQGTTIMSQDNPINISAGRDISGVINLGKIGGDVTNTIQQLPASPQTDQPGIKELLTQLQVAISQSAELSDEDKADALEQVKTLAEAGQNPQEPAKQKTAKTAITMLKGLFSGLPAVATLVEAANKLLPVIFKLFGLG; encoded by the coding sequence ATGGCTTTAGACTTTTCTGGTCAAAATCTGCGAGGGCGCAACTTCAAAGGACAAGACCTTGCGGGTGCAAACTTTAGCTATGCCGATATTCGAGGCGTAAACTTTAGCTGTGCTAACTTGACAAATGCAAACTTTAGCTATGCCAAAGCGGGACTACAGCGACGTTGGGTAATTGGTTTAGTTATTATCTCATTCTTATTATCAACCCTGTCAGGGTTTTTCTCAGCTTTTAATGGTTACTTAGTGTCGCTGATATTTGGCTCATCTCTAGAAAACCAAGTTGTAGGCTGGGTTGCGTTAATCATCTTGATTGCTTTCTACTTGATTACAATTCGTCAAGGATTAACAGCTGGAGCCGTCGCCGGAGCCTTTGCTGTCGCCGGAGTCGTCGCCGTCGCTGGAGTTGGAACCTTTGCTGGAGCCGTCGCTGGATCTGTCGCCTTTGCCGTTGCTGGAGCCTTTGCCGTCGCAGTCGCTTTCGCCGGAGCAGGAGCCTTTGCCTTTGCCTTTGCCTTTGCTTTCGCTTTCGCTGTCGCCGGAGCCTTTGCTGTCGCCGTCGCTGGAACCTTTGCTGTCGCCGGAGCCTTTGCTGTCGCCGTCGCTGGAGCCTTTTCCGTCGCCTTCATCGGAGCCGTCTCCTTTGCCTTCGCCGTCGCCGGAACGCTACTGAGCATTTATATAGCTTGGCAAGCGATGAAAGGAAACGAAAAATATTCCTTAATTCGTAATATTGCCGTTGCCTTTGCAGCTACAGGCGGTACAAACTTTTGTAACGCTAACTTAACCAATGCTGATTTCACAAAAGCTACACTCAAAAGTACAGATTTCCGCAATGCCACCCTCACCCTTACTTGTTGGCATCAAGCCAAGATGCTTGACCATGTTCGCCCTGATAAAACCTATCTGCAAAACTCACAAGTACGTCAACTACTAGTTAGCGGACAGGGACAAGACAAGAACTTCGACCATGAAAACCTGCGGGGTATCAATTTACAAAAAGCTAACCTAGCAGATGCTAGTTTTATAGGTGCTGACTTTAGTGAAGCTAATTTGCAAGATGCTGATTTATCTAGAGCCAAACTCAAACAAACCCAACTCGACGCAACCGATTTAACAGGCGCAACCCTCACAGGTGCATTCATTGAAGATTGGGGTATTACAAATGATACTAAATTGCGTGGCGTAAGGTGTGAGTATGTCTTTATGCGCTTACCCACCAAAGCCAACCCCAACCCCCTCCGCAAACCAGATAATCAACAAGAAGTATTTCAAGACGGCGACTTTGCAGAATTTATTCAACCAATTTTTGACACCCTCGACCTATATCACAATCAAGGTGTTGTCCCCCGCGCCATTGCTATTGCTTTCAAAAATCTCGCTGAAAAACACCCCGAAGCCGAGTTAGAAATTGTCGCAATGGAGAAACGCGGCGATGATAAATTATTACTCCGCGCCAAAACTGCGGAAGGTGTTAATAAATCGCAACTGAGTGCCGAATATTTTGATGATTATAATCAACTCAAAGCTTTATCTCAGAGTCAACAATTACTACTTATAGAAAAAGACGATCGCATTCGGAGTTTAGAAAATATGGTCACAACTGCCCTCCAGCAGCCGAAATTTAATACACAAGGAACTACCATCATGTCCCAAGATAATCCCATCAACATCAGTGCAGGCAGAGATATTAGCGGTGTCATCAACCTGGGTAAAATTGGCGGTGATGTTACCAATACAATTCAACAGTTACCCGCATCACCCCAAACTGATCAACCAGGAATTAAAGAATTACTCACACAATTACAAGTGGCAATTTCCCAGTCCGCAGAGTTATCCGATGAAGATAAAGCCGACGCTTTAGAACAAGTGAAAACTTTAGCCGAAGCAGGTCAAAATCCCCAAGAACCCGCCAAGCAAAAAACTGCTAAGACAGCCATCACCATGTTAAAAGGTTTATTTTCTGGCTTACCCGCCGTCGCCACATTGGTAGAAGCAGCAAATAAATTATTACCTGTAATTTTTAAACTATTCGGGTTGGGATAA
- a CDS encoding TrkA-N domain protein, with protein sequence MGQNTTIDPNFFLVCGLGSLGQYCVSVLKEFGVKVNAIEEINTQTWEIPELPDCIDKLVTGDCRQPKILEQAGIKQCRAILIVTSDECVNIAAAFAARSLNPQIRLVIRSAQDNLNELLQQSLGNFIAFEATQLPANSFALAALGCETRGFFNLDNRLLQVFGVHINGSHRWSHCCLSEVNTSHRRVLVHARAGKPLAKGFYQWKPDAKLLPGDSIFYVEATENFTTHSPKQMNTFGQSWNEIVTEIKWQNLHHKLTQFWEESTQTRRVAFIGALFLVILFLLGTLLYKSQYPEISWQDALNVALVLSLGGYGDLFGQQTIPFVITWWLHLFSITMSVTGTLFVGILYALMTERVLSARFQFSKRRPRIPKTDHVVIVGMGRVGRRVAELLQELKQPLVGVNTKDLEPGMLPQMPLVLGNINSALSKVHIQTAKSVIVVTDDEVTNLEIALKARTVNPKANLVIRTFDPRFSENVANLLPYARVLGVYELAAEAFVGAAFGENILNLFRLDNQTTLVTEYQIEADDTLNGKLIADIAYGYGLVPIFHLRANQYTPKFMPSDDMRLIVGDRLIVLATIEGLQAVERGTIKTGKCWVRVEKTISPEAAFEGATVISRVTGCDMQLARTLMNQIPATLQHPLYLHQAHRLVHELNKSQVSAYIE encoded by the coding sequence ATGGGACAGAATACAACAATAGATCCAAACTTTTTCTTAGTTTGTGGACTGGGCAGTTTAGGGCAATATTGCGTATCTGTGCTGAAAGAGTTTGGTGTTAAAGTCAATGCAATTGAAGAGATAAACACTCAAACTTGGGAAATTCCTGAATTACCAGATTGTATAGATAAATTAGTCACTGGTGATTGTCGCCAACCAAAAATATTAGAACAAGCAGGAATTAAACAATGCCGGGCCATTTTGATTGTAACAAGTGATGAGTGCGTGAATATAGCCGCAGCATTTGCCGCGCGATCGCTTAATCCTCAAATTCGTTTAGTTATCCGTTCCGCCCAAGATAATCTCAATGAGTTACTACAACAAAGTTTGGGTAATTTTATCGCCTTTGAAGCGACGCAGTTACCAGCTAATAGTTTTGCTTTAGCAGCATTAGGCTGTGAAACCAGAGGATTTTTTAATTTAGATAATCGTTTACTGCAAGTTTTCGGAGTACACATCAATGGTTCCCATCGTTGGAGTCATTGTTGTCTTTCCGAAGTTAATACCAGCCATCGCCGTGTACTTGTCCACGCCAGAGCCGGAAAACCTCTAGCCAAAGGTTTCTATCAATGGAAACCAGATGCTAAACTCCTTCCCGGAGACTCTATTTTCTATGTAGAAGCAACTGAAAATTTCACTACTCATTCCCCAAAACAGATGAACACATTTGGACAATCCTGGAATGAGATTGTCACTGAGATAAAATGGCAAAATCTGCACCACAAATTAACTCAGTTTTGGGAAGAAAGTACTCAAACTCGTCGAGTTGCTTTTATTGGCGCATTATTTTTGGTGATTTTGTTCTTGTTAGGAACACTGCTTTACAAATCGCAGTATCCCGAAATATCTTGGCAAGATGCGCTGAATGTGGCTTTAGTATTGAGTCTCGGCGGCTATGGTGATTTATTTGGTCAGCAAACAATACCTTTTGTAATTACATGGTGGCTGCATTTATTCAGTATTACCATGAGTGTGACTGGTACACTATTTGTCGGCATTCTCTATGCTTTAATGACCGAACGTGTTTTATCTGCGAGATTTCAGTTTTCTAAACGTCGTCCCCGCATCCCCAAAACAGACCATGTAGTCATAGTTGGGATGGGGAGAGTTGGTCGAAGAGTCGCCGAGTTGTTGCAAGAACTCAAACAACCCTTGGTAGGCGTAAATACCAAAGACCTCGAACCGGGAATGTTACCCCAAATGCCTTTAGTTTTGGGAAACATCAATAGTGCTTTAAGTAAAGTCCATATTCAAACTGCCAAAAGTGTCATTGTCGTCACCGATGATGAGGTGACAAATTTGGAAATTGCCTTAAAAGCACGCACCGTCAACCCAAAAGCCAACTTAGTCATTCGTACCTTTGACCCACGTTTTAGTGAAAATGTGGCAAACCTCCTACCTTATGCCAGAGTTTTGGGAGTATATGAATTAGCCGCCGAGGCTTTTGTAGGTGCAGCATTTGGCGAAAATATTTTAAATTTATTTCGTTTAGATAACCAAACAACTCTTGTTACCGAATATCAAATTGAAGCTGATGACACTCTCAATGGCAAATTAATTGCTGATATTGCTTATGGTTACGGACTAGTGCCAATTTTTCATCTGAGAGCGAACCAGTATACACCAAAGTTTATGCCCTCTGATGATATGAGATTAATTGTAGGCGATCGCTTAATAGTTTTAGCCACCATTGAAGGACTACAAGCAGTCGAACGCGGAACCATCAAAACAGGTAAATGCTGGGTGCGAGTCGAAAAAACCATTTCCCCAGAAGCCGCCTTTGAAGGCGCAACAGTAATTTCACGCGTCACTGGTTGTGATATGCAGCTGGCGAGAACTTTAATGAATCAAATACCCGCCACTCTGCAACATCCCCTCTATCTGCACCAAGCACATCGTTTAGTACATGAATTGAATAAATCCCAAGTTTCAGCCTATATTGAATAG
- a CDS encoding extracellular solute-binding protein family 3 produces the protein MNKSFDLKCLSGFINITKYTKIAIPVISLALAAIMPNVATAETVMQKVARTGVLTAGTSKDALPFAYTDNQGKLTGYSVDMLNLIKQQLEKQLGKKIQLKLVGVTPAQRIPKIVKGEVDIVCDASSFTWERDKQVDFSVSYGVTGTQLLVKSGSNLGSAESLVGKRIGVLAQTTNELAIRQAQPQAKLVYLKSRAEGYAALEQGKIDAFASDSILLEGWLQKAKNPDNFAIAPDRPFSREGIACMVPEDNSKFLDAVNYSLVKFMQGFVNGESQYVAIFDRWFGPQGAVFLNRDLRDLTVETMQLVIEFREEIPKREL, from the coding sequence GTGAATAAAAGTTTTGATTTAAAGTGCTTATCTGGATTCATAAACATAACTAAATATACTAAAATAGCTATTCCTGTGATTAGTCTCGCGTTGGCGGCAATTATGCCTAATGTTGCTACAGCCGAGACTGTGATGCAAAAAGTTGCGCGTACAGGGGTACTGACTGCGGGTACCAGTAAAGATGCACTGCCTTTTGCTTACACAGATAACCAAGGTAAGTTGACTGGTTATTCTGTAGATATGTTGAATTTGATTAAACAACAATTAGAAAAACAATTAGGCAAAAAAATTCAATTAAAACTAGTTGGCGTGACTCCTGCACAGAGAATTCCCAAAATAGTTAAGGGCGAAGTTGATATTGTTTGTGATGCTAGTAGTTTTACTTGGGAACGAGATAAACAAGTTGATTTTTCGGTGAGTTATGGTGTGACTGGGACGCAATTATTAGTGAAATCAGGAAGTAATCTTGGTTCGGCTGAGTCGTTGGTTGGTAAACGAATTGGTGTTTTGGCGCAAACTACAAATGAATTAGCTATTAGACAGGCGCAACCCCAAGCTAAATTGGTGTATTTGAAAAGCCGTGCAGAAGGATATGCGGCTTTGGAACAAGGCAAAATAGATGCTTTTGCATCCGATAGTATTTTGTTGGAGGGATGGTTGCAAAAGGCCAAAAATCCTGATAATTTTGCGATCGCACCTGATAGACCTTTTTCACGAGAAGGTATCGCCTGTATGGTTCCAGAGGATAATTCTAAGTTTCTGGACGCTGTAAATTACTCGCTAGTCAAGTTTATGCAAGGCTTTGTTAATGGCGAGAGTCAATATGTCGCTATTTTTGACCGTTGGTTTGGGCCGCAAGGCGCAGTTTTTCTCAATCGAGATTTACGTGATTTAACTGTAGAAACAATGCAATTAGTGATTGAATTTCGTGAGGAGATTCCGAAAAGAGAACTTTAA
- a CDS encoding transport-associated protein → MKNLVPFIISSILLVGAFGCQETPKDAAKTPNTNNESSPASVKPASQTTQTTDKAPKTTTEKTAETKNTPVTTKSESELKKEVTKKLKADLPNNQLEVEAKAGDIVIKGTAASSTELQKAEKLVKEVQGVKSVKVEAKVLVPNKI, encoded by the coding sequence ATGAAAAATTTAGTTCCGTTTATCATCAGTAGCATTCTGTTAGTTGGTGCTTTTGGTTGTCAAGAAACTCCTAAAGATGCTGCTAAAACCCCTAACACTAATAATGAATCTTCCCCAGCATCAGTAAAACCTGCTTCACAGACTACTCAAACTACAGATAAAGCACCTAAAACTACAACTGAAAAAACAGCAGAAACAAAAAATACTCCTGTAACTACAAAATCTGAGAGTGAATTAAAAAAGGAAGTTACCAAAAAGCTGAAAGCAGACTTACCAAACAATCAATTAGAGGTGGAAGCTAAAGCAGGCGACATTGTAATTAAAGGTACTGCTGCTTCTAGTACAGAATTACAGAAAGCAGAAAAATTAGTTAAAGAAGTCCAAGGTGTGAAGAGTGTAAAAGTAGAAGCAAAAGTGCTAGTGCCAAACAAAATTTAA
- a CDS encoding pentapeptide repeat protein, with product MKYFRILASFALAMVLFLFPLSAEAASSSSITRSAGDEVKGKDFSGQSLIGSEFTNIDLENANFSNADLRGGVFNGTVLEGVNLHGVDFSNGIAYLARFKNADLSDAVLTDAMMLRSTFDNVEVTGADFTNAVLDKTEIKKLCAKASGVNSKTSADTRESLGCK from the coding sequence ATGAAATATTTCCGCATACTAGCTAGTTTTGCTTTGGCTATGGTGCTATTTTTATTTCCCTTGTCGGCCGAGGCTGCTAGTTCTTCGAGTATTACCCGTTCTGCGGGGGATGAAGTTAAGGGAAAAGATTTTTCTGGTCAAAGTTTAATTGGGAGTGAGTTTACCAACATTGATTTAGAGAATGCTAATTTTAGCAATGCTGACTTACGTGGCGGCGTGTTTAACGGTACTGTTCTGGAAGGGGTGAATCTGCACGGTGTAGATTTTAGCAATGGCATAGCTTATCTAGCCAGATTCAAAAACGCTGATTTAAGTGATGCAGTTTTGACAGATGCAATGATGCTGCGATCGACTTTTGATAATGTTGAGGTTACAGGTGCAGATTTCACTAATGCAGTGTTAGATAAAACGGAAATTAAAAAACTCTGTGCTAAAGCTAGTGGTGTCAATTCTAAAACTAGTGCAGATACACGCGAGTCTTTAGGTTGTAAGTAA
- a CDS encoding glycine cleavage system T protein, which translates to MANQENIAASLARTPLYQLGVELKARLTSFGGWEMPVQYSGITSEHEAVRNAAGMFDISHMGKFTLEGKKVIDQLQGLVPSDLSRLQPGQAQYTVLLNPQGGIIDDIIVYYQGEEKVAIVVNAATTTKDQTWLLQNLNLDEIQFQDLSPEKVLIALQGPQAVKFLQPFVAEDLQPVKAFGHLQTTILGKPAFIARTGYTGEDGFEIMVDPEAGIKLWRSLYAAGVVPCGLGARDTLRLEAAMALYGQDIDDNTTPLEAGLGWLVHLDSKGDFIGRSVLEQQKANGVQRRLVGLQMQGRNIARHGYQVLSAGQVIGEITSGTISLTLGYPIALAYVPTKLASVGQQLEVEIRGKTYPAVVVKRPFYRSKTKK; encoded by the coding sequence GTGGCTAATCAAGAAAACATCGCCGCATCCTTGGCGCGAACTCCTTTATATCAACTGGGTGTAGAACTCAAAGCCCGCCTGACCAGCTTTGGTGGTTGGGAAATGCCTGTACAATACAGCGGTATCACCAGCGAACATGAAGCAGTGAGAAATGCTGCTGGGATGTTTGATATATCCCACATGGGCAAATTTACCCTGGAAGGGAAAAAAGTCATTGACCAACTCCAGGGTTTAGTACCTTCAGACTTGAGTCGCTTACAACCTGGTCAAGCCCAATATACAGTATTGCTCAATCCCCAAGGGGGAATTATTGACGATATTATTGTTTATTATCAAGGTGAAGAGAAAGTGGCGATCGTTGTCAATGCAGCGACCACAACCAAAGATCAGACATGGCTATTACAAAACCTCAATTTAGATGAAATTCAATTTCAAGACCTCTCCCCCGAAAAAGTTTTAATTGCCCTGCAAGGGCCACAAGCTGTTAAATTTCTCCAGCCATTTGTTGCAGAAGACTTACAACCAGTCAAAGCATTTGGTCATTTACAAACAACCATCCTTGGTAAACCAGCCTTTATCGCCCGTACAGGTTACACCGGGGAAGATGGTTTTGAAATCATGGTAGACCCAGAAGCAGGCATAAAATTATGGCGTAGTCTCTACGCTGCTGGTGTCGTTCCCTGTGGACTAGGTGCAAGAGATACCCTGCGCCTCGAAGCCGCAATGGCACTTTACGGCCAAGACATCGACGATAACACCACACCCCTAGAAGCAGGTTTAGGGTGGTTAGTTCACCTCGATAGTAAAGGTGACTTTATTGGTCGGTCGGTGTTAGAACAGCAAAAAGCCAATGGAGTGCAACGCCGACTCGTCGGTTTACAAATGCAAGGACGTAACATCGCCCGTCACGGCTATCAAGTTTTATCAGCAGGTCAAGTCATCGGAGAAATTACTAGTGGTACTATCTCTCTAACACTTGGTTATCCCATTGCTTTAGCTTACGTTCCTACTAAACTAGCAAGTGTCGGCCAGCAGCTAGAAGTAGAAATTCGCGGGAAAACTTACCCAGCAGTTGTAGTCAAACGCCCCTTTTATCGCTCAAAAACTAAAAAATGA
- a CDS encoding glycine cleavage system H protein, protein MSKYPVDLKYLDSHEYVRLDGETATIGITEYAVNQLGSIVFVELPEIGTTVEKGEEFGTVESVKAVETLYSPVSGTVVERNDIVMDDPEVLSDDPYGEGWFLKVRVNDPSELEDTLTADNYSTLVEGM, encoded by the coding sequence ATGTCTAAATATCCTGTTGATTTGAAATACCTAGATAGTCATGAATACGTACGCCTAGATGGTGAAACTGCTACTATCGGTATTACTGAATATGCCGTAAACCAATTAGGTAGTATTGTCTTTGTAGAATTGCCAGAAATTGGCACTACTGTTGAGAAAGGTGAAGAATTTGGCACAGTTGAATCAGTGAAAGCTGTTGAAACACTATATTCACCAGTCAGCGGTACAGTCGTAGAACGTAATGATATTGTAATGGATGATCCTGAAGTCCTATCAGATGACCCCTATGGTGAGGGGTGGTTTTTGAAAGTGCGCGTTAATGACCCCAGTGAACTTGAAGATACTTTGACTGCGGATAATTACAGCACCCTGGTAGAAGGTATGTAA
- a CDS encoding glycine dehydrogenase: MVYHAPQTKSTIPANSPSSSFVQRHIGPNTDEIQQMLKFLGFASLDDLIDRTLPQAIRSQQTLQLPDAQSEYAALAKLKNIAAKNQVCRSYIGMGYYGCITPPVIGRNILENPGWYTAYTPYQPEIAQGRLEALLNFQTMIIDLTGLEIANASLLDEATAAAEAMSMSYGVSKTKAHSYFVSHDCHPQTIDVLQTRAKPLGINIIVGDHQTFDFAQPIFGAVLQYPATDGTIYDYRAFIDKAHEVGALVTVAADPLSLTLLTPPGEFGADIAVGSTQRFGIPLGYGGPHAAYFAIKEEYKRQVPGRIVGLSKDVNGKPALRLALQTREQHIRREKATSNICTAQVLLAVMAGMYAVYHGPEGLKNIAENIHKLTLTLAAGLKLLGYKISSKDIFDTLRIELGKQSLEAILEGCQARNINLRIFDETAVGISLDETTTPEDLIDLWQIFAGKDELPFSIEAVTNSTSDILQLRQSSYLTHPVFNRYHSETELLRYLHKLETKDLSLTTSMIPLGSCTMKLNATAEMIPVSWEEFGKIHPFAPPSQTRGYQILFQQLEAWLAEITGFAGISLQPNAGSQGEYAGLLVIHEYHASRGEAHRNICLIPTSAHGTNPASAVMCGMKVVAVACDGDGNIDVDDLKVKAEKHSSELAALMVTYPSTHGVFEEGIQEICAVVHRHGGQVYMDGANMNAQVGLCRPGDIGADVCHLNLHKTFCIPHGGGGPGMGPIGVASHLLPFLPGHAVVPLNKSTQHSTGAVAAAPWGSASILVISWMYIAMMGATGLTEATKVAILNANYIAKRLESYYPVLYKGKNGLVAHECILDLRSLKKSANIDIDDVAKRLMDYGFHAPTVSWPVAGTIMVEPTESESQAELDRFCDALIAIRQEIADIESGKMDVEDNLLKNAPHTTESLIVGDWTHPYSREQAAYPAPWTRESKFWPSVGRIDAAFGDRNFVCSCLPMEAYSN; encoded by the coding sequence GTGGTATATCATGCACCTCAAACCAAGTCTACCATCCCAGCAAATTCACCGTCCTCTAGTTTTGTTCAGCGACATATAGGCCCTAACACCGATGAAATTCAGCAAATGCTGAAATTTTTGGGTTTTGCCAGCCTAGACGATCTAATCGATCGCACATTACCACAAGCCATCCGATCGCAGCAAACGCTACAATTACCCGACGCACAAAGTGAGTACGCAGCTTTAGCAAAATTAAAAAATATTGCTGCTAAAAATCAAGTGTGTCGTTCATATATTGGTATGGGATATTACGGCTGCATTACACCGCCTGTAATTGGTCGTAATATCTTAGAAAATCCCGGTTGGTATACTGCTTACACTCCCTATCAGCCAGAAATTGCCCAAGGACGACTGGAAGCATTGCTGAATTTCCAAACCATGATTATTGACTTAACAGGTTTGGAAATTGCCAACGCTTCATTATTAGATGAAGCCACCGCCGCCGCTGAAGCAATGAGTATGAGTTATGGTGTCAGCAAAACTAAAGCCCATAGCTACTTTGTTTCCCATGACTGTCATCCCCAAACCATTGATGTGTTGCAAACACGGGCGAAACCTCTGGGAATTAACATCATAGTCGGCGACCATCAAACCTTTGATTTTGCACAACCGATTTTTGGTGCAGTATTACAATATCCTGCCACCGATGGCACGATTTACGACTATCGCGCCTTTATCGACAAAGCCCATGAAGTAGGCGCATTAGTTACCGTCGCCGCCGACCCCCTCAGCTTAACTTTACTCACACCACCAGGTGAATTTGGCGCTGATATTGCCGTGGGTAGCACACAACGCTTTGGTATACCCTTGGGATATGGGGGGCCTCATGCGGCGTACTTTGCTATTAAAGAAGAGTATAAACGCCAAGTTCCAGGGCGCATTGTTGGGTTATCCAAAGATGTCAACGGTAAGCCAGCATTACGTTTAGCGCTACAAACCCGCGAACAGCACATTCGTCGAGAAAAAGCCACTAGTAATATTTGTACCGCCCAGGTATTACTAGCTGTAATGGCGGGTATGTACGCCGTGTATCACGGGCCAGAGGGATTGAAGAATATTGCTGAGAATATCCACAAGCTAACTTTAACCTTAGCAGCAGGATTAAAGCTTCTAGGTTACAAAATTAGTTCAAAAGATATCTTTGATACGCTGCGGATAGAGTTAGGAAAACAAAGCCTCGAAGCTATTCTGGAAGGTTGCCAAGCTAGAAATATTAACTTACGGATTTTTGATGAGACAGCTGTTGGTATCTCTTTAGATGAAACAACTACACCAGAAGATTTAATCGACCTGTGGCAGATTTTTGCAGGTAAAGATGAATTACCCTTCTCTATAGAAGCAGTAACTAACTCAACTTCGGATATTCTTCAACTTCGTCAAAGCAGCTACCTCACCCATCCAGTATTTAATCGCTACCACTCCGAAACAGAGTTGTTGCGTTATCTGCACAAACTAGAAACTAAGGATTTATCGCTAACTACATCGATGATTCCTCTAGGTTCCTGCACAATGAAGCTGAATGCAACCGCCGAAATGATTCCGGTGAGTTGGGAAGAATTTGGCAAGATACATCCCTTTGCACCGCCATCACAAACACGGGGTTATCAAATTCTCTTTCAGCAACTTGAGGCGTGGTTAGCCGAAATTACTGGGTTTGCTGGAATTTCGCTACAACCAAATGCTGGTTCCCAAGGTGAATATGCTGGACTTTTAGTAATTCATGAATATCACGCTAGTCGAGGCGAAGCACACCGCAACATCTGTTTAATTCCCACCTCCGCGCATGGAACAAACCCCGCCAGTGCGGTAATGTGTGGCATGAAGGTGGTAGCCGTTGCCTGTGATGGTGACGGTAATATTGATGTAGATGACCTCAAAGTCAAAGCAGAAAAGCATAGTAGTGAACTCGCTGCGTTGATGGTGACATATCCCTCAACTCATGGTGTGTTTGAGGAAGGTATTCAAGAAATTTGTGCGGTTGTGCATCGCCACGGTGGACAAGTATATATGGATGGGGCGAACATGAACGCCCAGGTCGGGTTGTGTCGTCCTGGCGATATTGGTGCAGATGTTTGTCACTTGAATTTGCACAAAACCTTCTGTATTCCTCACGGTGGCGGTGGCCCAGGTATGGGGCCAATTGGTGTCGCCTCCCATCTCCTACCTTTTTTACCTGGACACGCCGTAGTTCCTCTCAATAAATCCACTCAGCACTCAACAGGCGCAGTCGCCGCCGCACCTTGGGGTAGTGCCAGCATTTTGGTAATTTCTTGGATGTATATCGCTATGATGGGGGCGACTGGTTTAACCGAAGCTACGAAAGTGGCAATTCTGAATGCTAACTATATTGCCAAGAGGCTTGAAAGCTACTACCCAGTGTTATACAAAGGCAAAAATGGCCTGGTTGCCCATGAATGTATTTTAGATTTGCGATCGCTCAAAAAATCCGCCAACATCGATATCGATGATGTTGCTAAACGGTTAATGGACTATGGTTTTCATGCCCCGACTGTCTCTTGGCCTGTGGCAGGTACTATCATGGTGGAACCCACAGAAAGCGAATCTCAAGCAGAATTAGACCGTTTTTGTGATGCCCTCATTGCTATTCGCCAAGAAATCGCCGACATCGAATCAGGCAAAATGGATGTTGAGGATAATCTTTTGAAGAACGCACCTCATACAACCGAAAGTCTCATCGTTGGGGACTGGACTCATCCCTATTCCCGCGAACAAGCCGCTTACCCCGCACCTTGGACACGGGAATCTAAATTCTGGCCTAGTGTTGGTCGTATTGACGCAGCTTTTGGTGACAGGAATTTTGTTTGTTCTTGTTTGCCTATGGAGGCATATTCAAATTAA